AGAGATCGACCGGTGAGTCACGGCCCGTCTGCCAGCGGCGGCGCCCTCGTCGCCGCGCCACCGCACGGCCATCATCATGACGAGCCGCACGAGCCGGTGTTTGTCGGCGAGAGGCGCGCGGAACTCGACAGGATCCTGGCGCGCTATCCCAGCAAACAGGCCGCGCTGCTGCCGGCTCTGTGGATGCTGCAGGACGCCCGTGGCTGGGTGAGTGAAGCCGGCATCGAGGAAGTCGCGGCCGCGCTGGAGATCACGCCCGCCTACGTGAAGGGTGTGGTCACGTTCTACACCATGTATCACCAGCATCCGGTCGGGAAATACTTCATCCAGGTGTGCACCACGACGCCCTGCAACGTGTGCGGCGCCGAGGATGTGGTGAAGGCGTTCCTCGAACACACGGGGTGTGAGGACCTCGGGCTCACCAGCCCCGACGGCAAGTACACGGTCATCGAGGTGGAATGCCTCGGGGCCTGCGGTTTTGCCACGCCGGTGCAGATCAACAACGACTACGTCGAATCCGTGACGCCCGAGTCGGTGCCGCGTATTCTGTCGGAGCTGAAGTAATGGGCTATCCGCATCCGTCGCACCCGCGCGAAACGCCGGTGCTGTCGAAGTATTTCGGCGATCCCGAGGCGCGCACGCTGGCCGGCTGGCGCGCGCGTGGTGGTTATGAAGCGCTCGAAAAGGCGCTCGCCACCGACCCCGTGGAGATCCAGAATCTGGTGAAGGATTCCGGCCTGCGCGGTCGCGGCGGCGCCGGCTTCCCGACGGGCATGAAGTGGTCGTTCATGAAGCCCGACGGCAAGCCGCACTACCTCTGCTGCAACGGCGACGAATCCGAACCGGGCACGTTCAAGGATCGGGAGATCATGCGCTGGACGCCGCACGGTCTCGTGGAAGGGGTCGCGCTTGGCGCGCATGCCATCTACGCCGAAACCGCGTACATCTATATCCGCGGCGAGTTCACCGAGCCGTATGCGCGGGTCTCCAGAGCCATCGAAGAAGCGTACGCCGCCGGCATCCTTGGTGCGAACGCGATGGGCACGGGCAAGCGCATCGACGTGCACGTGCACCGCGGGGCGGGTGCGTACATCTGCGGCGAAGAAACCGCGCTCATGAATTCGCTGGAAGGGCGCCGTGGCAACCCGCGCATCAAGCCGCCGTTCCCGGCGGTGGCGGGTCTTTTCGGCAAGCCCACCACGATCAACAACGTGGAAACGCTCACCGCCGTGCCGTACATCGTGAAGAACGGCGCGGAGTGGTACAAGCAGTTCGGTCGTCCCGACAATCCGAAGAGCATCGGCACCAAGCTCTTCTCGGTGTGCGGCAACATCACACGTCCGGGCAACTACGAGGTCGCGCTGGGATTCCCGTTCAAGGAGTTCCTGTACGATCTCTGCGGTGGACCGCTGCCCGGTCGTGAGATCAAGGCGGTGATTCCCGGCGGTTCATCGGTACCCATCCTCACGCGTGAGGAAGCCGAAGGCGCGCTGATGGATTACGAAGGCATGGTCGCCGCCGGCACGATGCTGGGTTCGGGCGGTGTGATCGTGTTCGACGACCGGCAGGACATGGTGCGACAGATCGCGCGGCTCACGCGCTTCTACGCCCACGAGAGCTGCGCGCAGTGTTCGCAGTGCCGCGAAGGCACGGCGTGGACCACGCGCATCATGGAACGCATCCGCGACGGGCAGGGCACGGCCGAGGATCTCGACACGCTCCTGTCCATCGCCGACAACATGAGCGGCAAGACGATCTGCGTGCTCAGCGACTCGTGCGCCACGCCGGTCGTTTCGGGGTTGAAGAAGTTCCGTCACGAGTTCGAGGCGAAGATCGCCGCGAATCGTTCGAAGGTCACCGTGCCGGGGGCGCCGCGCGCCTCCGCGGCGTGAGGACACGATGGCTGACGTGAAGATGGTGTCGCTCACGATCGAAGGCCGTCCGGTCACCGTACCGGACGGCACGTCGATCCTGGAGGCAGCGAAGAGCGCCGGCGTGCTCGTGCCGCACTACTGCTACCACCCGGGACTCCCGGTGGCCGGTGTGTGCCGCATGTGCCTGGTGGAAGTGGAGAAGTTCCCCAAGCTCGCCCCGGCCTGCGCGACGGCGGTGGGTGAGGGGCAGGTCGTGCACGTGCACTCGCCCAAGGCGCTCGAAGCGCGCAAGGGCGTGCTCGAGTTCCTGCTCATCAATCATCCGCTCGACTGCCCGATCTGCGATCAGGCGGGTGAGTGCGAATTGCAGGACTACACGTTTGCCGAAGGGCCGAAGGAATCGCGTCTGCGCGAACCCAAGCGCTTCAGCCCGATGCAGGATTTCGGCGGAGACGTGCTGTACGTGCAGAACCGCTGCATCCTCTGCACGCGCTGCGTGCGCTTCATGAGCGACGTGGCGCAGGATCCCGTGCTCAATGTGTCCGAGCGTGGCGATCGCGCCTTCATCGGCAAGGCCGAGGGACACGACCTCACCAACCCGTGGGCCGGCAATGTCGTCGACCTGTGCCCCGTTGGGGCACTGCTGTCGAAGGACTTCCTGAACAAGGCCCGCGCGTGGGAGCTCGATCGTGCGGCCACGGTCTGCACGGGGTGCAGTCAGGGGTGCAACATCGTCGCCGAGATGCGCGACAATGTGGTGGTGCGATTCAAGCCGCGGCCGAACACGGAAGTCAACCAGTACTACATGTGCGAAGTGGGTCGTCAGGGCTATCGCGAATTCAACCGTCGCGATCGTGCCGATCAACCCCTCGTGCGTACGAACGCCGGTCTCGACATCGTCGACTGGGAAGACGCGATCGCAGCCGCGGCGCAGGTCACCGAGGGACATCGTCTGGTGGTGCTGGCCTCGCCGAATCTGTCCAACGAATCGCTGTTCCTGCTGGAACGCATGATCGCCGAACGGAATGGAACGGGCGTGTTCCGCCTCACGCGCGGCGACGAAGCGGCGCTGCCCGGCGTGAACGATCTCGCGTTGCGCGCCGAACGTGCGGCCAATGCCACCGGCGCACGCGCGCTCGGTTTCAGCGAAGTGTCGCAGCTCACCGGCACACTGCATGACGGGGATGTGCTCTTCGTGGTGGGCGACCAGCTCGATGGCATCGAGGCGGCCGAACTCGCGCGGGCCAGTGCCATCGTCTACATCGGTACGGCGATGCCGGCGGCGATCGAAGCCCGCGTGGCGGTGGTGCTGCCGGTGACCAACACGCTCGAGGAAGAAGGCACGTTCACCAATCTGCGGGGACGCGTGCAGCGGTACCTGCAGGCGCGCACGGCGCCGGGTGTGGCGCGTCCCACATGGTATGTGCTGGCCGATGTGTTGTCCGCCGTGGGTGGCAACGGCCGGTTCTATCTCCCGTCGGAGGTCTTTGCGGCGCTGAGCGCGACGCATGGCACGTTCGCCGGTCTCGACTATGAAGTGCTGGGGCTGCGTGGTTTGCCGCTGGCTCCCGCGGGCGCATCGGCCACCGCCGAGGTGGCTGTATGATCGGGATGCAGGTGATGGCGGCCATCGACCTGGCGCGCTGGTTTCCCAAAGCCGATCCGCAACAGGCACCGGCCGCCATCGGAACATTCGTGGCGGCGAGCGTCGTGAAGATCCTCGTGGTCTTCGCGGTGTGGATGGGCACGGTGGCCATGCTCACGCTGGTCGAGCGCAAGATGGCGGCGTGGTTCCAGGATCGTCGCGGCCCCAACCGCGCGGGGCCGGGTGGCATCCTGCAGCCGGTGGCCGATGGCATCAAGAACTTCATGAAGGAAGAGACCAATCCGCCGTTCGCGGATCGCTGGCTGTTCCTCATCGCGCCGGCACTGGCGTTCATTCCGGCCATGCTGACCTGGGCGGTGATTCCGCTGGCGGCACCGCTGCCCACGCCGTGGGGGCTGATCGACATGGCCGTCGCACCGCTGCCGGTGGGCTTCCTGTTCACGCTCGCCATCTCGTCACTTGGCGTGTACGGCATCGTGCTGGCGGGCTGGTCGTCGAACAACAAGTACGCGCTGCTGGGCGGTCTGCGTTCCAGCGCGCAGATGGTGTCGTACGAGATCGCCATGAGCATGTCCACCATTCCAGTGCTGCTGCTCGCCGGCAACGTGTCGCTCGATGCGATCGTGCTGCAGCAGGCGGGCATGGGGTGGAACGTGCTGTCGCTGACGGTGGCGTGGTTCACGTTCCTCGTAGCGGCCTTCGCGGAAACGAACCGTCTGCCGTTCGATCTGCCCGAAGCCGAGTCGGAACTCGTGGCCGGTTATCACACGGAATACAGCGGCATGAAGTTCTCGATGTTCTTCATCGCCGAGTATTCCAACATGATCACGGTGAGCGCGCTCACGGCCACGCTGTTCTTCGGCGGCTGGGATCTGCCCTTCACGCAGTGGGACAACGTGGCGCCGTTCACCGTGCTCAAGACGCTGGTGACGCTGCTGGTGTTCATGTTCAAGGTCGGCGCGTTCATCTTCCTGTTCATGTGGGTGCGCTGGACGCTGCCGCGCTTCCGCTATGACCAGCTCATGTCGCTGGGGTGGAGCATCATGCTGCCGGTGGCGCTGGCCTACATCGTGATCATCGCGACCGCCACGCTCGGTCTCGACGCGCTCGGCGTGACGCGTGGCCCGCTGTTCTCGCTGGCGCTGCTCGGGTTGAACGTGGTGTTGATCGCGATCCTGCTGACCTGGCTCGATCGCGGCAAGCTGATCAGCCCGGCCAGTGCGCGCGTGGCGCCCGTCGATCTCGAGCGCCTGCAGGCACGCGGACTCGATCTGTCGCGCCGGAAGCTGGCCGCGGTGTCCGCGCCGCTGGCCGCGTCAGCGTCCGTTCCGACGCCGGCCACGGCTGCCGCCGGGGCGATTTCCGAGGGAGGCAACTGATGGCGATCGGCGTGAAGGTCATGCAACGTCCGCTGGAGCGGGTGAGCTACATCCGCTCCACGCTCGCGGGCATGGCCACCACCTTCAAGCACCTGGTCGATCCGCACAAGGTCACGATGCAGTATCCCGAGACCAAGTGGGATCTGTCGCCGCGCTGGCGCGGCACGCATCGCATGCTCACCACCGAGGACGGCAAGGCCAAATGTGTGGCGTGCGGTCTGTGCCCCACGGTGTGCCCAGCCAACTGCATCAAACTCACGCCCGGTGAGGACGAGCAGGGCAACCGGTATCCACTCGTGTTCGAGATCGACGAATTCCGCTGCATCTTCTGTGGCTACTGCCAGGAAGTATGCCCGGAAGAAGCCATCCATCTCGGGCGCCACTACGAAAACGCCGAATACGATCGGGCCTCGTTCATCTACGATCTGGAACGGCTGACTGCCCAGACGCATCCGGTGAGCGAACTGTGGGATCCTGCTGACCCGAAGGGCGAATGAACGCCTTCTATCAGTTCCAGTTCTATCTCTTCTCGCTCCTGGCCATCGTGTCGGCGCTGCTGTTCGTCACGCGCCGCAACCCGGTGCCGGCGGCGCTGTGGCTGGTGAACGTGATGTTCGCGCTCGCCGGCCTGTACGTCATGCTGGACGCGCCGTTCGTCGGTGTCATCCAGGTGCTGGTGTACGCCGGCGCGATCATGGTCACGTTCGTGTTCGTGGTCATGCTGCTCAATCTCGGCCGCGCCGAACTCACCGATCTCCGCTCCCTCGGGGCGCGACTCGGGGCAGGGCTGGTGGGCCTCGGTCTCCTGGCCAACCTGCTCGTGGTGCTGCGCCAGCGACTGCCCGCACCCCAGCCCGTGGTGGTGTCGGACAACGTGGTGGAGCCGGTGGCCGCATCGCTCTTCACCGATTATCTCGTGGCGTTCGAACTGACCAGTCTCGTGCTGCTCGTGGCCGTCATCGGCGCGGTGCTGCTGGCCAAGCGGCGGGTGACGACATGATCACCGAAGCGCTCATCGTCTCGGCGATTCTCTTCGCCATCGGCGTCATCGGTGTGCTGACACGCCGCAACGCCATCATCCTGTTCATGTGCGCGGAGCTGATGCTCAACGCCGTGAACCTCAGCTTCGTGGCGTTCTCGCGGCTCCACGGTGTCACCGGCCATGTGTTCGTGGTGATGGTGATGACCATCGCCGCCGCCGAAGCCGCCATCGGACTGGCCATCGTGATCGCGATCTACCGGCACTTCGGGACCGTGGACCTGTCGAACCTTCGCACCCTCCGCGGATGATCGCCGCTCTGCTGCCTTTCCTCATCCTGCTGCCGCTGCTCGGCTTCGTGGTGAACGGCGCCGTAGCGCTGACCCGCGCCAGTGCGGCCGGCGACGCGCGCACCACGGCGCGGCATCCGCTGGTGTCGATCGTGGGCCCGGGCGTGATCATCGCCGCGTTCGCCGTGGCGATGGCGCTGTTCATGCGCATGCGTGTGGGCATGGCCGGCCCGGCGATCGTCACGCTGGGACAGTGGACGCCCGTGGGCAACCTGGTCGTCGACTGGAGCTTCCAGCTCGATCAGCTCTCCATGGTGATGGTGCTCGTCATCACCGGCGTGGGTTCGCTCATCCATCTGTTCTCGATCGGCTACATGCAGGACGATCCGGGATACGCGCGGTATTTCGCGTATCTCAATCTGTTCGTGGCCTTCATGCTGGTGCTGGTGCTCGGCGGCAGCTATCCGGTGATGTTCGTGGGTTGGGAAGGCGTGGGACTCGCGTCGTATCTGCTCATCGGATTCTGGTTCAGCGACAAGGCCAACGCCGACGCGGGCAAGAAGGCCTTCGTGGTCAATCGCGTGGGGGACTTCGGGTTCCTGATCGCGATGTTCCTGATCTGGGCCACCACGCAGCATCTCGATTTCGTGGGCGCGCACGAAGTGCTCGGCGGCATGGGCGGTACGCCCGTGGTGCTCGCCATTGCGCTGCTGCTGTTCGTCGGCTGTGCCGGCAAGAGCGCGCAGTTGCCGCTCTACATCTGGCTGCCCGACGCCATGGCGGGTCCGACGCCCGTCTCCGCGCTCATCCACGCCGCCACGATGGTGACGGCCGGTGTGTATCTCGTGGCCCGTGCGGCGCCCATCTTCGCCGGTGCGCCCGAAGCCTCGCTGGTGGTCACCATCATCGGCGCCCTCACGGCGATCTTCGCCGCGACCATCGCGCTCCGCCAGTGGGACATCAAGAAGGTGCTGGCGTACTCCACCGTCTCCCAGCTCGGCTACATGTTCGTGGGCGTGGGCAGCGGCGCGTACACGGCCGGCGTGTTCCATCTCGTCACGCATGCCTTCTTCAAGGCACTGCTGTTCCTCGGCGCCGGCTCGGTGATCCACGCCATGCATCAGGCGTATCATCACACACATCGGCACGACGATCCGCAGGACCTCCGCAACATGGGTGGCCTCGCGCGCTTCATGCCGGCCACGGCGGGCGCGATGACGCTGGCCACACTGGCCATCGCCGGTGTGCCGCCGTTGGCCGGGTTCTTCTCCAAGGACGAGATCCTCGCCAATGTCTTCGCGCGCGCGCACGGTTCACCGCTGGCCAATGCGTCGCTGCTGGGCATTCCGGGCAGCACCGTGTTGTACATCGCCTATGGTCTGGGTATCGTCACGGCGTTGCTCACGGCGATCTACATGACGCGCATGCTGCTCATGGCGTTCTATGGTGAGAATCGCACCGGTGAAGCGGAACAGAGCGCGCTGCACGAAGCCCCGCTCGTCATGACGGGACCGGTGCTCGTGCTTGGCGTGCTCACCCTGATCGGCGGCTGGCTCAACCTGCCGGCGCTGCTGCCCATGGGACCGGTGGGTGTGCTCGAACACTGGCTTGCGCCGGTCACCGCCGGCAGCGCCGCGCGACTGGCCGGAGAAGGGCATCTGTCGCACGAAACAGAATGGGTGCTGGTGGGCATCGCCACGGGCGTGGCGCTGCTCGGCATCGTGCTGGCGCTCGTGCTCTACCGGAAGCCGATGGCCGACAAGGCGCATACACCGGAAGACACCAGTCTGCTCGCCCGCGCCTATGGCGTGGACGGTATCGTGGACACCGTCATCGTGCGTCCGGTGAGTGCCGTGGCCGACACAGTGCTCGCCCGCGGCGTCGATCGTGGCGTCGACCGGACCTTCTCGCTCGGAGGCTCGCTGCTCTCGCGCACGGCGTCGCTGATGGGGAACAAGTTGCAGGATGGTGATGTGGGCAAGTACGCGTGGCTGCTCGCGGTCGGTGCCCTGGCGTTGATTGCCGCCCTCACGCTGAGCTGACGATGCGCGACGTGCTGCTTTCTCTTGGAATCGATCGCTGGGTGCTGCCGGCGATGCTGGTGTGGCCCATCGTAGCGTCGGTGCTCGTGCGCCTTGGCGGGCGTGATGTCTCACGCGATGAAGCCGGTACGGAAGCGCCGAGTGGCGGTCCGGACGCGCGCACGCTCACGCTGATCGCCCTGGGTATCGAAGCGCTGCTGGCCGTGGCCCTCTGGGGGGTGTTCGACCCCGACGCCCGCGGATGGCAGGCGCGTGTGGACATCGCCTGGCTCGCCGATCTGGGTGCGACCATCAGCCTGGGCGTGGACGGTCTCTCGCTGCCGCTGGTGATGCTCACGGCGTTCATCGTGCCGCTCGCGCTGCTGGGCTCGTGGAACAACGTGCGTGTGCGTACGCCCGCGTTCGGCGGACTGCTGATGCTGCTCACCGCCGGCCTGGTGGGCGTCTTCATCACACTCGATCTGCTGGCGTTCTATCTGGCGTGGGAACTGATGCTCATTCCCACCTACCTGCTGGTGGGTGTGTGGGGCGCGGCGGGCACATCACGGGCCAGTCTCCGGTATGTGCTCTTCACGCTGGTGGGCTCGCTGCTGATGCTGGTGGCCATCATCGCGCTCTGGAACGCGGGCGGGGGTACCTCGCTCCATCTGGACACGCTGTTGCAGGTGACGCTGTCGCCGAGCACGCAGTTCTGGATGTTCATCGCGTTCTTCGTGGCCTTCGCGGTGAAGTCGGCGCTGGTGCCATTCCATACCTGGTTGCCCGACGCGCAGAGCGCGGCACCCACGGTGGCCGCCATCACGCTGGGTCTCAAGGTAGGTGCGTACGCGATCCTGCGATTCGCCATTCCGCTCTTTCCAGCGGCGGCGATGCATCCCACGGTACGCATGACCATTCTCGTGCTCTCGGCCGTCGCCGTGGTGTACGGCGCGCTGGTGGCCATGGCGCAGCGTGATTTCAAGCGTGTGATCTCGTACAGCTCCATCAGTCACCTCGGCCTCATCATGCTGGGCTGCTTCGCGCTCACGCAGCAGAGCGTGCAGGGCGCGGTGATGAGCATCATCAGCAGCGGGCTCGCCACCGCCGCGCTCTTCCTCGCCGCGGGCATGCTGGAAGACCGGCGCGGCACCACCGCGTTCTCCGCCTTCGGTGGACTGGCACGCGTGGTGCCCTGGTTCAGCGTGACGCTGGTCATCGCCATGCTGTCCACGGTCGCGCTGCCCGGCACCATCGGATTCATCGGCGAGTTCCTCGTGCTGATCGGCACGTACGCGGAGTATCCGGTGCTGGCCGTCGTGGCCACGTCGGGCGTGATATTCGCGGCAGTGTACGGCCTGCGTACGCTGCAGCAACTGCTCTTCGAGCAGGTGGATACCGAGAGCAACGGCACGCTTCCCGACCTCTCCGGTCGTGAGCGGTTCGTCATGGTCGCGCTGGTGGCGGCCATGGTGTATCTCGGCGTCGCCCCGCATGCCATCCTGCAGCGCGCGGATCGTGCGTCGCAGACCCTGATCGAGTCGGTTCGGTTCGGCCCCAACGCCCCGACGACGCTTCCGCCCGTGTCGCTGAGTCGCTGACGATGCCTGAGGTCATGTCTGCCGGCGCGATTCTTCGCGCCCTGCTTCCCGAGTTGCTGCTCTCCGCCGGCGCCATGGTGCTGCTGCTGGTGTCGGTCTGGACACCGCAGGGCAATCAGTCGGGCGCTGCCGAAGGTGCCGAGCGCACGTCCATGCTCGCGCGATTCGGCGCGGTGCTCTGCCTGCTGGTCGGTCTGGCGGTGGTCATCGCCTGGGGCGATGGCGCGGCGGGCACTCCCGATGGACGCATCGCCGGTGATGGATTCCGGTGGGCGATGGATCTGATCATCCTGCTCGGCACGGCGCTCTTCCTGCTGCTGCTCGAAGCCGAGCATCAGCGCAGTGCGGCGTTCGGTCCGGAAGTGCCCGCGCTGGCGCTGCTGGCCGCCACGGGCATGATGGTGCTCGCCGCCGCGCGCGATCTGATGTACGTCTTCATCGGCATCGAGCTGATGTCGCTCGCAGTGTACGTGCTGGCCGGTGTGAACCGCCGGAGCGCGCGCAGTGCGGAAGCGGCGGTGAAGTACTTCCTGCTCGGCGCGGTCTCGTCGGGATTCCTGCTGTACGGCATGGCCCTGCTGTTCGGCGCCACCGGCAGCACCCGTCTCGCCGACATCGCGCAGTGGGCGGGAGCGCAGGCCATCCTGTCGCCGCTGTTCATGGCCGGTGTGGCCCTGCTGCTCGTGGGGTTTGCGTTCAAGGTGGCGGCCGCGCCGTTCCATCTGTGGACACCCGACGTGTACGACGGCGCGCCGCTGCCGGTGACGGCGTTCATGTCGGCCACCGTGAAGACGGCGGGATTTGCCGTATTCGCGCGGGTGATGGTGGAGGCCCTGCCGAGCGCCATGCCGCGCTGGCACATGGGCGTCTGGTGGCTCGCCGTGGCGACCATGGTGGTGGGCAACGTCTTCGCGCTCTCGCAGCGCAATCTCGTGCGCATGCTCGCTTACTCCAGCATCGCGCACGCCGGGTATCTGATGGTGTCCATCGTGGTGGGCGGCGCGGCCGGCACGTCGGCGCTGATCTTCTACGTGGTGTCGTACACACTGGCCACGATGGGCGCGTTCGGTGTGCTGATCACCATCAATGCGGGACGCGATCGTTCGCCCACGCTCGATGACATCGCCGGGCTCTGGCTGGTGCGGCCGTGGCTCGCGATGGCGATGACCATCTTCCTGCTCGCGTTCATGGGCATGCCGCTGCTCGGCGGCATGGGCTTCTTCGCCAAGTGGTACATCCTGCAGGCCGCGTTGCAGGCGCCGTCACCACAGACCATCCTCGCGGTGGTGCTGGTGCTCACGAGCGCGGTGTCGGCGGCGTACTACCTCACGGTGGTGTCGGCGATGTTCATGCGCCCGCGCCCCGAGGCACAGCCCGTGCCTTCCACCACGCCCGCCAATCAGTCGCTCATCGTGATGGCGGCGGTGATGCTGCTCATCTTCGGTGTGTATCCCTCGCCCATCATGCAGGTCGCGCGCCGGGCACTCACCACGGCGCCCACCCAGACGACCCCCGCCGCACCGCGCGGTGAGGTACGTTTGCAGACGGCCAGCATGCCGCGCTGACGTGCTGCCGACTCGCTGCTGATTCGCCGCACGGGTCTTCCGGGCCCGTCGATCCCGTCTTCGCCCCTTCAGTGACATGGCCATCAGTCAGACCATTTTCCGGCAGTACGACGTTCGCGGAATCGTTGGACAGGACCTGACCGAAGAGGTCGCGTACGGACTGGGGCGGGGATACGCCGCGCTGCTCGCTGCCCGTGGTGTGCAGGGGGCGGTGGCCGTGGGACGTGACAACCGGCCCAGCGGCACCGCGCTGCGGGATGCGCTGGTGCGCGGCCTCACCGAGTGTGGTGTGGACGTGGTGGACGTGGGCGTCGTGCCCACACCGCTGCTGTACTGGACGCTGCACCATGAGCCGGTGGTGGGCGGCATTCAGATCACGGGGTCACACAACCCGCCCGAGTACAACGGCTTCAAGATGTGCCTCGGCACCGCGTCGCTGCACGGCGCGGACATTCAGACGCTGTATCAGCTCATCATCGATGGTGCGTTTCCGACGGGGCAGGGCGCGGTGCGCCATGTCGAAGTCATCGACCGGTACGTGCACGACATCGTCGCGAAGATCGGTCGTATCGCACACCCCGACGGGACGCCGCTCAAGGTCGTGTACGACTGCGGCAACGGCGCGGGTGCGCTGGTCGCGCCGCAACTCATGCAGGCGCTGGGGGTGGACGGCATCGGCCTCTTCACCGAAAGCGACGGCAGTTTTCCCAATCATCACCCCGATCCCACCGTCCCCGAAAACCTCGAGGACTGCATCGCCGCGGTGAAAGCCTCCGGTGCCGAACTCGGGGTGGCCTTCGACGGCGATGCCGATCGCATCGGCGTGGTGGATCGTGATGGTCGCATCATCTGGGGTGATCACATCCTGATCCTCTATGCCCGCGATGTGCTCACGCGCACCGGTGTCGGACAGCCCATCATCTTCGATGTGAAGTGTTCGCAGGCGCTCACCGATGGGATCGAAAAGGCGGGCGGCACCCCCGTGATGTGGAAGACCGGACACTCCCTCATCAAGGACAAGATGAAGGCGATGCACGCGCCCATCGCCGGGGAGATGTCGGGGCACATGTTCTTCACCGAAGGGTTCTACGGCCACGATGATGCGCTCTACGCGGCGGCGCGGTTGCTCCGCATCGTCGCCGATTCGGGCCGGCGCATCGACGAACTGCTGGCCGATGTGCCGCACTTCGTCTCCACGCCGGAAATCCGCATCGATACCGACGACGCGACCAAGTTCGCGATCATGGCACGGGCGGTGCCGCACTTCACCGCCTCGCACGACGTGATCGACGTGGACGGCGTGCGGGTGCTCTTCGGCGACGGATGGGGATTGCTCCGCGCGTCCAACACGCAGCCGGTCATCGTGGCCCGCTACGAAGCCCGCACCGAAGCGCGTCTGGCCGAGATCCGCGGCGTGATGGAAGGCTGGCTGCGCGAACAGGGCGTCACGCTCTGATCGGTCGATGAGCATCGGTCGATGAGCATGCGCCGGGGGTGGTTCCTCACCGGTCTTCTCGTGCTGGCCGTGTTGCTGCTGGTCGGCCGCACGGTCACGGCGTTGCTCGTCGATCATGCATGGTTCGCCGCCATGGATGCTCCCGCGCTCTTCTGGGAGCAGGTCATCGATACGCTGGTGTTGCAGGGCGGCGCGTGGGTGCTGGGATCGGTGTTCGCGTTCGCGAATCTCTATGCCGTGCGCCGCACCATCGCCGCCGTGGCCATGCAATCGCGGGTGGCGAACATCGAACTGACGGCCATGGTGCCGCATCGCCGGTTGCTGTCGGCCACGATCATCGTGGCGATGATCGTCGGCGCGCTGCTGGCGATTCCCATGACCAACTGGACCGATCTCGCGCTCGTCCGGCATGGACTGCCGTTCGGTGAAATCGAAGGCATTCTCGATCGTGATCTGGGTTTCTACGTGTACTGGCTCCCGCTCGAGGAGACCCTGTACCTCTGGACGCTGGTGAGTGTGGTGACGCTCACGGCCATGGTGCTGGTGCTGT
The nucleotide sequence above comes from Gemmatimonas aurantiaca. Encoded proteins:
- a CDS encoding NADH-quinone oxidoreductase subunit M, producing MRDVLLSLGIDRWVLPAMLVWPIVASVLVRLGGRDVSRDEAGTEAPSGGPDARTLTLIALGIEALLAVALWGVFDPDARGWQARVDIAWLADLGATISLGVDGLSLPLVMLTAFIVPLALLGSWNNVRVRTPAFGGLLMLLTAGLVGVFITLDLLAFYLAWELMLIPTYLLVGVWGAAGTSRASLRYVLFTLVGSLLMLVAIIALWNAGGGTSLHLDTLLQVTLSPSTQFWMFIAFFVAFAVKSALVPFHTWLPDAQSAAPTVAAITLGLKVGAYAILRFAIPLFPAAAMHPTVRMTILVLSAVAVVYGALVAMAQRDFKRVISYSSISHLGLIMLGCFALTQQSVQGAVMSIISSGLATAALFLAAGMLEDRRGTTAFSAFGGLARVVPWFSVTLVIAMLSTVALPGTIGFIGEFLVLIGTYAEYPVLAVVATSGVIFAAVYGLRTLQQLLFEQVDTESNGTLPDLSGRERFVMVALVAAMVYLGVAPHAILQRADRASQTLIESVRFGPNAPTTLPPVSLSR
- a CDS encoding NADH-quinone oxidoreductase subunit N yields the protein MPEVMSAGAILRALLPELLLSAGAMVLLLVSVWTPQGNQSGAAEGAERTSMLARFGAVLCLLVGLAVVIAWGDGAAGTPDGRIAGDGFRWAMDLIILLGTALFLLLLEAEHQRSAAFGPEVPALALLAATGMMVLAAARDLMYVFIGIELMSLAVYVLAGVNRRSARSAEAAVKYFLLGAVSSGFLLYGMALLFGATGSTRLADIAQWAGAQAILSPLFMAGVALLLVGFAFKVAAAPFHLWTPDVYDGAPLPVTAFMSATVKTAGFAVFARVMVEALPSAMPRWHMGVWWLAVATMVVGNVFALSQRNLVRMLAYSSIAHAGYLMVSIVVGGAAGTSALIFYVVSYTLATMGAFGVLITINAGRDRSPTLDDIAGLWLVRPWLAMAMTIFLLAFMGMPLLGGMGFFAKWYILQAALQAPSPQTILAVVLVLTSAVSAAYYLTVVSAMFMRPRPEAQPVPSTTPANQSLIVMAAVMLLIFGVYPSPIMQVARRALTTAPTQTTPAAPRGEVRLQTASMPR
- a CDS encoding phosphomannomutase/phosphoglucomutase; the protein is MAISQTIFRQYDVRGIVGQDLTEEVAYGLGRGYAALLAARGVQGAVAVGRDNRPSGTALRDALVRGLTECGVDVVDVGVVPTPLLYWTLHHEPVVGGIQITGSHNPPEYNGFKMCLGTASLHGADIQTLYQLIIDGAFPTGQGAVRHVEVIDRYVHDIVAKIGRIAHPDGTPLKVVYDCGNGAGALVAPQLMQALGVDGIGLFTESDGSFPNHHPDPTVPENLEDCIAAVKASGAELGVAFDGDADRIGVVDRDGRIIWGDHILILYARDVLTRTGVGQPIIFDVKCSQALTDGIEKAGGTPVMWKTGHSLIKDKMKAMHAPIAGEMSGHMFFTEGFYGHDDALYAAARLLRIVADSGRRIDELLADVPHFVSTPEIRIDTDDATKFAIMARAVPHFTASHDVIDVDGVRVLFGDGWGLLRASNTQPVIVARYEARTEARLAEIRGVMEGWLREQGVTL